One Periophthalmus magnuspinnatus isolate fPerMag1 chromosome 8, fPerMag1.2.pri, whole genome shotgun sequence genomic window carries:
- the yipf2 gene encoding protein YIPF2, producing the protein MASPNDLQFQEFEEAAQLLSSNPGASTLSVSTSNNSVSAEGRSEEVKLDLSDEEEAEQESSELLGGQKPTGGFWTFEYYQSFFNVDTTQVLDRVKGSVMPLPGRNFIKHHLRSNPDLYGPFWICVTLVFTVAISGNLSTFLIEMGNPAYHYTPQFHRVTVASIVIFLYAWLVPISLWGFLSWRQGVERQVGGYSFLETVCVYGYSLFIYIPTSILWIIPFEWLRWTLMVVAMVISGSVLVLTFWPVVREDTKPMAVSTVAIIVALHSLLAIGCKMYFFQTASHISPLPPTTAPIQIDTQTTHFGSTLN; encoded by the exons ATGGCGAGTCCAAATGATCTGCAATTTCAAG agtttgaggAGGCAGCTCAGCTGTTATCCTCCAACCCTGGAGCCTCCACTCTGAGTGTGTCCACATCCAACAACAGTGTGTCAGCAGAGGGCAGAAGTGAGGAAGTGAAGCTGGACCTGTCTGATGAGGAGGAGGCCGAACAGGAAAGCTCTGAG CTCTTAGGAGGGCAGAAGCCTACTGGAGGATTCTGGACATTTGAGTACTACCAGTCTTTCTTTAACGTGGATACTACACAG GTGCTGGATAGAGTCAAAGGATCTGTGATGCCACTACCAGGACGAAACTTCATCAAACATCACTTGAGGAGCAACCCAGATCTATATG GACCATTCTGGATCTGTGTGACCCTGGTGTTCACTGTGGCTATCAGCGGGAACCTGTCCACGTTCCTCATTGAGATGGGGAATCCTGCTTATCATTATACTCCACAGTTCCACAGAG TGACGGTGGCCTCAATAGTGATCTTCCTGTATGCCTGGCTGGTGCCCATCAGCCTATGGGGCTTCCTCAGCTGGAGACAAGGGGTGGAGAGGCAGGTGGGAGGCTACTCTTTCCTGGAGACAGTATGTGTCTACGGCTACTCCCTCTTCATCTACATCCCCACTTCT ATTTTGTGGATCATACCTTTTGAGTGGCTGCGCTGGACGTTGATGGTGGTTGCTATGGTGATCTCAGGCTCAGTGCTGGTGTTGACCTTCTGGCCAGTGGTGCGAGAGGACACTAAACCCATGGCCGTGTCCACTGTGGCCATTATAGTGGCTCTGCACTCCCTACTGGCCATCGGCTGTAAG atGTATTTCTTCCAGACCGCTTCACacatctctcctctgccccccaCCACTGCCCCAATTCAGATAGATACCCAGACCACTCATTTCGGATCCACTCTGAACtga